A window of the Narcine bancroftii isolate sNarBan1 chromosome 4, sNarBan1.hap1, whole genome shotgun sequence genome harbors these coding sequences:
- the LOC138761318 gene encoding hydroxycarboxylic acid receptor 2-like: MDNDIQQCTPAKDIYSSYNPPVLILTFIFGFIGNATALWIFCFHVKSWRPNTVYSLSLAVADTLLICCLPFRADYYRRGKDWIFGDALCRLKIFLIYLNRAESVVFLTVMALHRYFKVIYPHHKVSKMTTKCAVKVTCFLWLATLAVCLHFLMEPRTFLHNNVTKCEPLKITRPLDFSALWTMIILIVFKFILPATIILFSTCGIAWKLKQVKSEMRAKYKPAVRLVIAVVVVFLICFLPTNVAAVAVLISSTFKDCKHFDVTVQLFQDTLCITYLNSVLDPVVYYFSSSTFKDTLRRSLISHPLRYFRPGTTHSVQPTPVIQQVSEPQRSSVCNTFDHFKIESSGHL; encoded by the coding sequence ATGGATAATGATATCCAGCAATGTACCCCGGCGAAGGACATTTATTCGTCCTACAACCCGCCAGTACTTATTTTAACTTTCATCTTTGGCTTTATTGGGAACGCGACTGCTTTGTGGATCTTCTGCTTTCATGTCAAATCCTGGAGACCCAACACGGTGTATTCACTGAGCTTGGCTGTTGCCGACACTCTGCTCATCTGCTGTTTACCCTTTCGAGCCGATTACTACAGACGTGGAAAGGACTGGATATTTGGCGATGCTCTGTGTCGTCTGAAGATATTCCTGATCTATCTGAACCGGGCAGAAAGTGTGGTTTTCCTGACAGTGATGGCACTTCATCGCTATTTCAAGGTCATCTACCCGCACCACAAAGTGAGCAAGATGACTACAAAGTGTGCGGTGAAGGTAACGTGCTTTCTTTGGCTTGCAACTCTGGCTGTTTGTTTGCACTTTTTGATGGAACCGCGCACCTTCCTTCACAACAATGTAACCAAATGTGAGCCATTGAAGATCACCCGGCCTTTGGATTTCTCAGCTCTTTGGACGATGATTATTTTGAttgtgttcaagtttattttacCAGCCACAATCATCCTGTTCTCGACCTGCGGCATCGCCTGGAAGCTGAAGCAGGTGAAATCTGAAATGAGGGCGAAATATAAACCGGCAGTGAGGCTTGTGATCGCCGTGGTGGtggtcttcctcatttgcttcttGCCCACGAATGTTGCTGCAGTCGCGGTTTTAATCTCGAGCACTTTCAAAGACTGCAAACATTTTGACGTGACTGTCCAGTTATTCCAGGACACGCTGTGCATCACTTATCTGAACAGCGTGCTCGATCCAGTGGTTTACTACTTCTCAAGTTCAACGTTCAAAGACACTTTGAGGAGATCTCTCATTTCTCATCCGTTAAGATACTTCAGGCCAGGGACAACTCATTCAGTTCAGCCGACACCTGTAATCCAACAAGTTAGTGAACCTCAAAGATCATCAGTCTGCAATACCTTCGATCACTTTAAAATCGAATCATCGGGTCATTTATGA